The genomic window GATGTCGGCCGTGCGGATCAGGATCGGCGAGTCGAGGGTCTGTGCGCCTCCCGGTTCCCGGCCCATCAGGGCCAGGGCGCCCGCGTAGTACCCGCGGCCCGTGGGTTCGTACCGCTCGATGACCCGGCAGGCGTTCTGGACGGGCGAGCCCGTGACCGTCGCCGCGAACATGGTCTCCTTCAGTACCTCGCGGACGTCCAGGGAGGAACGCCCGCGCAGCTCGTACTCGGTGTGCGCGAGGTGGGCCATCTCCTTGAGCCGCGGCCCGACCACCACCCCGCCCATGTCGCCGACGGTGCACATCATCTTGAGCTCCTCGTCGACCACCATGGAGAGCTCCTCGGTCTCCTTGCGGTCGCCGAGGAAGGCGAGCAGGCTCTCGGCGGTCGGTCCCTCGTCCGGGTAGCGGTAGGTCCCGCTGATGGGGTTCATCACCACCGTCCCGCCGGACATCCGTACGTGCACCTCCGGGCTGGCGCCGACCAGCGTCCGGCCGCGCAGCCCCGGCCGCCCGGCGTTCCCCGTGTGCACGACGAACGTCCAGTACGCCCCGCGCTCGCCCTCCAGCAGCCGCCGGAACAGTGCCAGCGCGTCCGCCCGCCCGAATCCGGGGATCTCGCCGCCGAAGGTCCGCCGGATGACGAAGTTCGCCCCCTCGCCCCGCCCGATCTCGTCCTCGACGACCCGCCGGACGATGTCCTCGTACGCGTCGTCGGAGACGTCGAAGCCGCCGCCCTCGACCCGTACGCCGTGGTCGGGCAGCTGCGCGAGGACCTCGGCAAGCGGCAGCTCGTACACCTCGTCGGCCACCAGCACGGCCAGCGGGGTGCCGTCGTCGCGGACGTCGAATCCGCGCTCGGCGATCTGCCCGAAGGGGACCAGGGCGAGCGAGGGCCGCTCACCCACGGGAAGCGCGGCGAGGCGGTCCACCTCGTGCACCTCGCCGGTCAGGATCTCCACGGTGTCGTGGTCCCGCCCGGGCGTGCGCCTGCGCAGCAGCGCGAACGGAGGGGAGT from Streptomyces sp. NBC_01341 includes these protein-coding regions:
- a CDS encoding anthranilate synthase family protein; translated protein: MSHRSPALSDLLRDDSPPFALLRRRTPGRDHDTVEILTGEVHEVDRLAALPVGERPSLALVPFGQIAERGFDVRDDGTPLAVLVADEVYELPLAEVLAQLPDHGVRVEGGGFDVSDDAYEDIVRRVVEDEIGRGEGANFVIRRTFGGEIPGFGRADALALFRRLLEGERGAYWTFVVHTGNAGRPGLRGRTLVGASPEVHVRMSGGTVVMNPISGTYRYPDEGPTAESLLAFLGDRKETEELSMVVDEELKMMCTVGDMGGVVVGPRLKEMAHLAHTEYELRGRSSLDVREVLKETMFAATVTGSPVQNACRVIERYEPTGRGYYAGALALMGREPGGAQTLDSPILIRTADISETGRLSVPVGATLVRRSDPAAEVAETRAKAAGVLAALGAGPARPEAEADRPRLASDPRVRAALDERRGGLAPFWLRMQERSAELSGHALVVDGEDTFTAMLAHLLRSSGLTVTVRRFDRPGLREAVRAHEGPVVLGPGPGDPGDTADPKMRLLRELAAGLVRDHRHGLLGVCLGHELIAAELGLEIVRKSVPHQGAQARIELFGRPETVGFYNSFTARCDGAAEAELGAHGIEVSRDAATGELHALRGRGFASVQFHPESVLTLRGSTIVTELLAALPVAG